A single genomic interval of Hevea brasiliensis isolate MT/VB/25A 57/8 chromosome 4, ASM3005281v1, whole genome shotgun sequence harbors:
- the LOC131179100 gene encoding uncharacterized protein LOC131179100, whose product MVRHTADKIHMIRSRLKAAQDRQKSYVDLKRRDIEYYVGDKVFLKISPCKGVIRFGKRGKLSPRFIGPYEIIERIRPVAYCFALPPKLSQIHDIFHVSMLRRYKSDPSHVLQKQPIELREDLTYEEKPVEIINREEKVLRNKFIPLVKVR is encoded by the coding sequence ATGGTACGACACACTGCTGATAAGATCCATATGATTAGAAGTAGATTAAAGGCTGCACAAGATAGACAAAAGAGTTATgtagatttgaagagaagagatattgagtattacGTTGGTGATAAGGTATTCTTAAAGATTTCTCCTTGCAAGGGAGTTATACGATTTGGTAAGCGTGGAAAGTTGAGTCCTCGATTTATAGGACCTTATGAGATTATAGAGAGGATCAGACCAGTTGCTTATTGTTTCGCTTTACCTCCAAAGTtatcacaaattcatgatatctttcatgtatctatgttaagaagatacaaaAGTGATCCCTCTCATGTTCTCCAAAAGCAACCAATTGAGTTGAGAGAAGACTTGACTTATGAAGAAAAACCAGTGGAAATTATTAATAGAGAAGAGAAAGTCTTGAGGAACAAATTCATCCCATTAGTTAAGGTTCGTTAG